In Candidatus Dormiibacterota bacterium, one DNA window encodes the following:
- a CDS encoding ribose-phosphate pyrophosphokinase, producing MENGLLSNNALVFSGSSNYALADEIAKKLKIHVGKALVSQFKNEETRIEIGENVRGSEVFVVQSICKAPNGNGVNDSLMELLLMIDALRRASAARITAVIPYYGYAKQDKKTKGREPISAKVVANLLKVTGAKRLVTMDLHAAQIQGFFDMPVDNLMAMPTLCNYLKREGLCEERIVIVSPDAGGVHRAELFAKRLNSSLAIVFKRRPEPDVSEVTDIVGHVEGKIAVVVDDMISTGGTLAKAAEAILARGATKVYTVATHGIFAGDAVDVLERSQIERVITTNTIPLPNLDEHPKFVQLSIAQTFADAISRITTNRSVSELFNSEESAAATEAPAEPAAV from the coding sequence GTGGAGAACGGACTGTTGAGCAATAACGCGCTCGTATTCAGCGGAAGCTCAAACTACGCGCTCGCCGACGAGATCGCCAAGAAACTCAAGATCCATGTGGGCAAAGCCCTCGTCTCGCAGTTCAAGAACGAAGAGACGCGGATCGAGATCGGTGAGAACGTGCGCGGGTCCGAAGTCTTTGTCGTGCAGTCGATCTGCAAGGCGCCCAACGGCAACGGCGTCAACGATTCGTTGATGGAGTTGCTGCTCATGATCGACGCCCTCCGGCGCGCGTCGGCGGCCCGCATCACCGCGGTCATCCCGTATTACGGGTACGCGAAACAAGACAAGAAGACCAAAGGACGAGAGCCGATCTCGGCCAAGGTCGTCGCCAATCTGCTCAAGGTGACCGGCGCCAAGCGTCTGGTGACGATGGATCTCCACGCCGCGCAGATTCAGGGCTTCTTCGATATGCCGGTCGACAACCTGATGGCCATGCCGACGCTCTGCAACTACCTCAAACGCGAAGGCCTTTGCGAGGAACGGATCGTCATCGTCTCGCCCGACGCCGGCGGCGTCCACCGGGCCGAACTCTTCGCCAAGCGTTTGAACAGCTCGCTCGCCATCGTCTTCAAGCGCCGGCCCGAGCCCGACGTCTCCGAAGTCACCGACATCGTCGGGCACGTCGAGGGCAAGATTGCGGTCGTCGTCGACGACATGATCTCGACCGGCGGCACGCTCGCCAAGGCCGCGGAAGCGATCTTGGCGCGCGGAGCAACCAAAGTGTATACGGTGGCCACGCACGGCATCTTCGCCGGCGACGCCGTCGACGTGCTGGAACGCTCGCAGATCGAGCGCGTCATCACCACCAACACCATCCCGCTCCCGAATCTCGACGAGCACCCCAAATTCGTGCAACTCTCGATCGCGCAGACATTCGCCGACGCGATCAGCCGCATCACCACCAACCGTTCGGTATCCGAGCTGTTCAACAGCGAAGAATCCGCCGCGGCAACAGAGGCGCCGGCCGAGCCGGCCGCCGTTTAG
- a CDS encoding 50S ribosomal protein L25, translated as MATKELTIPFERREKTGTSSAHALRAAGKVPAVVYGHGAQPQHVALDAKAFDEALHRGGRTGIVTLSENGKNVETALVREIQINPVSQKVFHVDLQRVGVHESVRAKLPVVMVGVARGVKDSGGVMDVIAHELEIEGPADELPERLEIDVAGLGIHEHVVAGDVKLPKGFKMLTPADTTVVVIEASRTASQVEEAATPAEQLQPEVIGQKSEGE; from the coding sequence ATGGCAACCAAAGAACTCACCATCCCCTTCGAGCGCCGCGAAAAAACCGGTACCAGCAGTGCCCACGCACTGCGCGCCGCCGGAAAAGTCCCGGCAGTCGTTTACGGGCATGGCGCCCAGCCGCAACACGTCGCGCTCGACGCTAAAGCTTTCGACGAAGCGCTCCACCGTGGTGGGCGTACCGGCATCGTCACGCTCTCCGAAAATGGCAAAAATGTCGAAACCGCGCTCGTGCGCGAAATCCAGATCAACCCCGTTTCGCAGAAGGTCTTCCACGTTGATCTGCAGCGCGTCGGCGTCCACGAATCGGTCCGTGCGAAGTTACCGGTCGTGATGGTCGGCGTTGCGCGCGGCGTCAAAGATTCCGGCGGCGTGATGGACGTCATCGCGCACGAGCTCGAGATCGAGGGCCCCGCCGACGAGTTGCCGGAGCGTCTCGAAATCGACGTCGCCGGGTTAGGTATCCACGAACATGTCGTTGCCGGCGACGTCAAGCTCCCCAAGGGCTTCAAGATGCTCACCCCGGCCGACACAACGGTGGTCGTGATCGAAGCGTCGAGAACCGCATCGCAGGTCGAAGAAGCGGCAACGCCGGCCGAACAGCTGCAGCCTGAAGTCATCGGACAGAAGTCCGAGGGCGAATAG
- the uvrB gene encoding excinuclease ABC subunit UvrB has protein sequence MAQRFELVSPYALAGDQPVATAILAEGIARGDRAQTLLGVTGSGKTMAMARTIELVQKPTLVLCHNKTLAAQLCAEFREYFPNNAVEYFVSYFDYYQPEAYVASTDTYIEKDSSVNDEIERLRHSATQSLLTRPDTLIVASISCIYGLGSPSDYMEMSARIAVGDELDRDAFLRQLVDMQYRRNDLNLVRGTFRVRGDVLEFVAVDEELVHRIEFFGDEIEAINVVNLMTGEYVQSKDELHIFPAKHFITPDEKLRRAVISIEAELEERLKYFKAHGKLLEAQRLEQRARYDLDMLREVGYCNGVENYSRHLTGREPGSTPSCLLDFFPKDWLLFIDESHVTLPQAHAMYAGDRARKQILVEHGFRLPSALDNRPLTYDEFDAHINQVVYVSATPGTYEVGRSTQVAEMIIRPTGLVDPEVDVRPTRNQVDDLMEEIRLRVQRKERVLVTTLTKKMAEDLTDFLLEMNFKVRYLHSEVDTLERIAILRDLRLGVFDVLVGINLLREGLDLPEVSLVGILDADKEGYLRSTTSLIQTIGRAARNVDGKVIMYADVITESMARALGETKRRRERQVAHNLAHGIEPTTIRKEIHDILRMIGATEEATAQLKLDKLPRDVAMKMAAEIEQKMREFAGNLEFEKAAALRDELLELRKQIGGNESVLFQGKAPKIFNSALKDLVGS, from the coding sequence ATGGCCCAACGCTTCGAACTCGTCTCCCCGTATGCTCTGGCGGGCGACCAACCCGTCGCTACCGCGATCCTCGCTGAGGGGATCGCGCGGGGCGATCGCGCCCAAACGCTGCTGGGCGTCACCGGAAGCGGCAAGACGATGGCCATGGCCCGGACTATCGAACTCGTCCAGAAGCCGACGCTGGTCCTGTGCCACAACAAAACCCTGGCGGCGCAGCTCTGCGCCGAATTTCGCGAGTACTTTCCCAACAACGCGGTCGAGTACTTCGTTTCGTATTTCGATTACTATCAGCCCGAAGCGTACGTCGCCTCGACGGATACCTACATCGAGAAGGATAGTTCGGTCAACGACGAGATCGAACGCTTGCGCCACTCGGCAACGCAATCGCTGCTCACCCGCCCCGACACGCTGATCGTCGCGTCGATTTCGTGCATCTACGGTTTGGGCTCGCCTTCGGACTACATGGAGATGTCGGCCCGCATCGCGGTCGGGGACGAACTCGACCGAGACGCCTTTTTACGGCAACTCGTCGACATGCAGTATCGCCGCAACGATCTGAATTTAGTCCGAGGGACGTTTCGAGTGCGCGGCGACGTCCTCGAATTTGTCGCGGTCGACGAGGAGCTGGTCCATCGGATCGAGTTCTTCGGCGACGAAATCGAAGCGATCAACGTCGTCAATTTGATGACCGGAGAATACGTCCAGAGCAAGGACGAGCTCCACATTTTTCCCGCCAAGCATTTCATAACGCCGGATGAAAAACTGCGCCGTGCGGTCATCTCGATCGAGGCCGAACTCGAAGAGCGGCTCAAATACTTCAAAGCGCATGGGAAGCTGCTGGAGGCGCAGCGTTTAGAGCAGCGCGCGCGCTACGATCTGGATATGCTGCGCGAGGTCGGTTACTGTAATGGCGTCGAGAACTATTCGCGGCACCTTACCGGGCGCGAGCCGGGCTCCACGCCGTCGTGTTTGCTGGACTTCTTTCCGAAAGACTGGCTGCTGTTCATCGACGAATCGCACGTCACCCTGCCGCAGGCGCATGCGATGTACGCCGGCGATCGTGCGCGCAAACAGATCTTGGTCGAGCACGGGTTTCGCCTGCCGAGCGCCCTCGATAACCGCCCGCTGACGTACGACGAATTCGACGCGCACATCAATCAGGTCGTCTACGTATCGGCAACGCCCGGCACGTACGAAGTCGGCCGCAGCACGCAGGTGGCCGAGATGATCATTCGCCCGACCGGCCTCGTGGATCCCGAAGTCGACGTTCGGCCGACGCGCAACCAGGTGGACGACTTGATGGAAGAGATTCGGCTGCGCGTGCAACGCAAGGAGCGCGTCCTGGTGACGACCCTCACCAAGAAGATGGCCGAGGATCTCACCGACTTCTTGCTGGAGATGAACTTCAAAGTACGCTACCTGCATAGCGAGGTCGATACGCTCGAACGCATTGCGATTCTGCGCGATCTTCGGCTCGGCGTGTTCGACGTGTTGGTGGGCATCAATCTCTTGCGCGAGGGCTTGGATTTACCGGAAGTTTCGCTCGTGGGCATCTTGGATGCGGATAAAGAAGGGTATCTCCGGAGCACGACCTCGCTGATTCAAACCATCGGGCGCGCCGCGCGCAACGTCGACGGCAAAGTCATCATGTATGCCGATGTGATCACCGAATCGATGGCGCGAGCCTTGGGCGAAACGAAGCGACGCCGCGAGCGGCAAGTCGCGCACAACCTGGCGCACGGTATCGAGCCGACGACGATTCGCAAGGAGATCCACGACATTCTGCGCATGATCGGCGCGACCGAGGAGGCGACCGCCCAGCTCAAGCTGGATAAATTGCCGCGCGACGTGGCGATGAAAATGGCCGCCGAGATCGAGCAGAAGATGCGCGAGTTCGCCGGCAACCTCGAGTTCGAGAAAGCCGCGGCGCTCCGCGACGAATTATTGGAACTGCGCAAACAGATCGGCGGCAACGAGTCCGTCCTGTTCCAAGGGAAAGCCCCGAAGATTTTCAACTCGGCCCTGAAAGACTTGGTGGGATCGTGA
- the pth gene encoding aminoacyl-tRNA hydrolase — protein MGLGNPGKEYEATRHNVGFMVVDEVARRFGASSWKKKDNAMQFYDSARGVVLVKPLSFMNLSGAPVRVIASWYRTPPSDILAIVDDMDLAFGTLRMRPFGGHGGHNGLRSMIATLGEGFPRLRVGVGRPAFGTIDHVLSPFPPQERQELPRVIDAAADGALRYLEEGIEAAMQFVNNWSL, from the coding sequence GTGGGGCTGGGCAATCCCGGCAAAGAGTACGAGGCAACGCGCCACAACGTCGGCTTTATGGTCGTCGACGAAGTGGCGCGGCGCTTCGGTGCGTCGTCGTGGAAGAAAAAAGACAACGCCATGCAGTTCTACGACTCCGCCCGCGGTGTCGTGTTGGTCAAGCCGCTGTCATTTATGAATCTCAGCGGTGCCCCGGTGCGCGTGATCGCCTCGTGGTATCGGACCCCGCCGAGCGATATTCTCGCCATCGTCGACGATATGGATTTGGCCTTCGGTACGCTCCGCATGCGGCCGTTCGGCGGGCACGGCGGACACAACGGCTTGCGCTCGATGATCGCGACCCTGGGCGAAGGCTTCCCCCGGCTGCGCGTAGGCGTCGGCAGGCCGGCCTTCGGGACGATCGATCACGTGCTCAGCCCGTTCCCGCCCCAGGAACGCCAGGAGCTCCCGCGGGTAATCGATGCAGCCGCCGACGGCGCGCTGCGCTACCTCGAAGAAGGCATCGAAGCCGCGATGCAGTTCGTCAACAATTGGAGTTTGTAA
- a CDS encoding M48 family metalloprotease, producing MPLCRARSLLAMLLLALLAGFVPHAAQAALSRPNAIDRRVDALTSSQLLHEPATALVDPDRQSAAERLARWTLPGWLLSVVAQIALLAYFWRSGYAARLRDFLHHRMRSMWAVRFIFGAALALLAKLASAIPEFYLYRIDRIMGLSSELAREWALSWCVDTLVSMLAVGVLIAVVLWLVARTHQWYIYTALGIVVISIAVAYATPFARTLAHDRIEPLRGPLSARLNRIETRAGSSLPMYVQTRSNRSQIEAAFVEGLGNSDCLVLSDTLLAGESAREIAFAVAYELGYVRDHDPLRRALYDALLVIFGTALAVFVADRVGFRRDDDELSRMALVGALLCAAYLVVSPIDNAVSSSMALRADRYAVALTHDPAAGVRAIVRQTDQSLGQVCPNVVTRIFLMRVPSAGVRVAAINGVPNACP from the coding sequence ATGCCCCTTTGCCGCGCGCGGTCGCTCCTGGCGATGCTGCTCCTCGCCCTGCTCGCCGGCTTTGTCCCGCATGCGGCGCAGGCCGCCCTCTCGCGCCCGAACGCCATCGATCGGCGCGTCGACGCGCTTACCTCCTCGCAATTGTTGCACGAACCGGCCACGGCGCTGGTCGATCCCGATCGCCAATCGGCGGCGGAGCGGCTTGCTCGCTGGACACTACCCGGATGGTTGCTTTCGGTCGTGGCGCAGATCGCGCTGCTTGCATACTTTTGGCGATCGGGATACGCCGCACGTCTGCGTGACTTTTTGCATCATCGGATGCGATCGATGTGGGCCGTGCGCTTCATTTTCGGCGCGGCACTCGCATTGCTCGCCAAACTCGCATCGGCGATCCCGGAGTTTTATCTCTACCGCATCGACCGGATCATGGGGCTTTCAAGCGAATTGGCTCGCGAGTGGGCGCTCTCTTGGTGCGTGGATACGCTGGTTTCGATGCTCGCGGTCGGGGTCTTGATCGCGGTCGTGCTGTGGCTGGTCGCGCGGACCCACCAGTGGTACATCTATACCGCGCTCGGTATCGTGGTCATCAGCATCGCGGTCGCCTATGCGACGCCGTTCGCTCGCACCCTCGCTCACGATCGGATCGAGCCGTTGCGAGGGCCCTTGTCCGCGCGGCTGAATCGCATCGAAACGCGCGCCGGATCGTCACTCCCGATGTACGTGCAGACGCGTTCCAATCGCTCGCAGATAGAGGCCGCCTTCGTCGAAGGGCTCGGTAATTCGGACTGCCTGGTGCTCTCGGATACGCTGCTGGCGGGTGAGAGCGCGCGAGAAATTGCGTTTGCGGTCGCGTACGAGCTTGGGTACGTGCGCGACCACGATCCCCTCCGGCGAGCGCTGTACGACGCGCTGCTCGTGATCTTCGGCACCGCACTTGCGGTATTCGTCGCGGACCGCGTCGGGTTTCGGCGCGACGACGACGAGCTATCGCGGATGGCCTTGGTCGGCGCGCTCCTCTGCGCCGCCTATCTGGTGGTTTCACCGATCGACAACGCGGTGAGCTCCAGCATGGCGCTGCGCGCCGATCGCTATGCGGTAGCGCTCACCCACGATCCCGCGGCGGGCGTTCGAGCGATCGTGCGTCAAACCGATCAAAGCCTGGGGCAAGTCTGTCCGAACGTGGTCACGCGCATCTTTCTCATGCGCGTACCGTCCGCGGGAGTGCGCGTAGCGGCGATCAACGGCGTCCCTAACGCCTGTCCGTAG